One Lysinibacillus fusiformis genomic window carries:
- a CDS encoding YwbE family protein, with protein sequence MNGQNRKDIYPGLEVHIILKKDQRSGIKTKGIVKDLLTNSAYHPHGIKVRLTDGQIGRVCDILQK encoded by the coding sequence ATGAACGGACAAAATCGAAAAGATATATACCCTGGTCTTGAGGTCCACATTATTCTTAAAAAAGATCAGCGGTCGGGCATAAAAACGAAGGGCATTGTAAAAGATTTACTGACAAATTCTGCTTACCATCCACATGGTATAAAGGTTCGCTTAACTGACGGACAAATTGGCCGTGTTTGTGACATTCTACAAAAATAA
- a CDS encoding tubby C-terminal domain-like protein — protein MAIFTLTYPKPFDSCSNLPIVNEHNEAVCVLQKVERSTVGNVLNTVLLITTQDSLPQRYETCSTTGELLFQVQSTLLTKGVSHQLIMPDGSTLPIQRKTVQLMESSYSFTMDGLVFRFEKDFTSTAYLYCNDEKIASASVVENGIVREGIVYTLFQSDDTLFVALLASLYQSLFVGSN, from the coding sequence ATGGCTATATTTACACTTACATATCCAAAACCATTTGATAGTTGTTCAAATTTACCGATTGTTAACGAGCACAACGAAGCCGTTTGCGTACTTCAAAAAGTTGAACGTTCGACTGTAGGGAACGTGCTTAATACAGTGCTTCTGATTACCACGCAGGATTCACTTCCACAACGTTATGAAACATGCTCTACTACAGGAGAATTACTTTTCCAAGTGCAATCGACTCTGCTAACGAAAGGCGTAAGTCACCAACTAATCATGCCAGATGGAAGTACTCTACCCATCCAACGAAAAACTGTGCAATTAATGGAATCTTCCTATTCCTTTACAATGGATGGTCTGGTGTTTCGCTTTGAAAAGGACTTCACTTCAACGGCTTATTTATATTGCAATGATGAAAAAATTGCCAGTGCGAGTGTCGTAGAAAATGGCATTGTACGGGAAGGTATTGTCTATACACTCTTCCAATCAGACGATACATTATTCGTGGCGTTACTAGCTTCACTTTACCAATCACTATTTGTGGGAAGTAACTAG
- the vrrA gene encoding VrrA/YqfQ family protein, translated as MVFRPPYPFQMYPGGMGMPMQMPMQMPTPTPMPQQSFFPPGGFPTQPRIPGGFPIQPRIPGGFPMSGGGIGSFGGQMPMPPVQEPSKIGSFLQSANNLFNSAKTYTPYIQQAMPMVKNIPSLLKLYKGFQGLPAAGAVAGASAVETKAATTGDSASSARSRRSSQQNTSSFTPREPLPSKPRIFQPPM; from the coding sequence ATGGTATTTCGACCACCTTATCCGTTTCAAATGTATCCCGGCGGCATGGGTATGCCCATGCAAATGCCAATGCAAATGCCTACACCTACACCGATGCCACAACAATCCTTTTTCCCACCCGGAGGCTTCCCTACTCAACCACGAATTCCTGGTGGCTTCCCTATTCAACCGCGAATTCCAGGTGGCTTTCCAATGTCCGGTGGTGGGATAGGGTCATTTGGAGGGCAAATGCCAATGCCACCTGTGCAAGAACCTTCAAAAATAGGTTCATTTTTACAATCAGCGAATAATTTATTCAACTCTGCCAAAACGTATACCCCTTATATTCAGCAAGCAATGCCAATGGTGAAAAATATCCCATCTCTTTTAAAATTGTATAAAGGGTTTCAGGGTCTCCCAGCTGCCGGGGCTGTTGCAGGAGCTAGCGCTGTAGAAACCAAGGCAGCTACTACAGGCGATAGCGCAAGTTCAGCTAGAAGTAGGCGTTCTTCACAACAAAATACATCATCATTTACACCACGTGAACCGCTTCCTTCCAAACCACGTATTTTTCAGCCACCTATGTAG
- a CDS encoding response regulator, with product MTLLKVLLIEDDPMVREVNRQFIEKVEGFEVIGQAANGVTGLEQISILQPDLVFMDIFMPEQDGITSLHKIREFKMHVDVITVTAANDMETVKQVLHLGVFDYIMKPFSFERVQGTLENYKRFKKRMQTEQELTQGELDQLFHYHGGHGEVKQTNILKYEKNLPKGFNRATLEKVVHYLQTVDGASAEEVASGVGIARVTARRYLDYLEKQEEITMDVHYGGIGRPINYYFSK from the coding sequence GTGACGCTTTTAAAGGTATTATTAATAGAAGATGATCCCATGGTGCGGGAGGTTAATCGCCAGTTTATTGAAAAGGTCGAAGGATTTGAGGTAATTGGACAAGCCGCAAATGGTGTTACAGGTTTAGAGCAAATTAGTATTCTCCAACCGGATTTAGTATTTATGGATATTTTCATGCCGGAGCAGGATGGGATTACAAGCTTGCATAAAATTCGTGAATTTAAAATGCATGTCGATGTCATTACCGTAACTGCAGCTAATGATATGGAGACGGTGAAGCAGGTATTACATCTCGGTGTCTTTGATTATATTATGAAACCATTTTCATTCGAGCGCGTGCAAGGAACCCTTGAGAATTATAAGCGCTTTAAGAAGAGAATGCAGACGGAGCAAGAGTTAACACAAGGGGAGCTCGATCAATTATTCCATTATCATGGTGGCCATGGAGAGGTCAAGCAGACAAATATCTTGAAGTACGAAAAAAATTTGCCAAAGGGTTTTAATCGGGCGACCCTTGAAAAAGTGGTGCATTATTTACAAACAGTGGATGGTGCTTCGGCAGAAGAAGTTGCGAGTGGCGTTGGTATTGCACGAGTAACGGCAAGGCGTTATTTAGATTATCTAGAGAAGCAAGAAGAAATAACCATGGATGTGCACTATGGAGGCATCGGCCGACCTATAAATTATTACTTTAGTAAATAA
- a CDS encoding NADPH-dependent FMN reductase yields the protein MLKIGIILGSTREGRLSPQVGQWVKELAEKRRDAEYEIIDIAEFKLPLLGEPGGDASGAAAWSQRVAACDGFVFIVQEYNHSISGALKNALDYLREEWNNKAAGIVSYGSVGGARAAEHLRGILGELLVADVRVHPALSLFTDFENGSVFKPKDVQADSVNQMLDQVIPWATALKTIR from the coding sequence ATGTTAAAAATCGGGATTATTTTAGGTAGTACACGTGAAGGGCGTCTAAGTCCGCAAGTAGGTCAATGGGTTAAGGAATTAGCAGAAAAACGTCGTGATGCGGAATATGAAATTATTGATATTGCAGAATTTAAATTACCGTTACTAGGTGAGCCGGGGGGAGATGCATCTGGTGCAGCTGCATGGTCTCAAAGAGTTGCTGCATGTGACGGCTTTGTATTCATTGTTCAAGAATATAACCATTCTATCTCTGGGGCACTTAAAAATGCATTAGATTACTTACGTGAAGAATGGAATAACAAAGCAGCTGGTATTGTTTCATATGGTTCAGTTGGTGGAGCACGAGCTGCAGAGCATTTGCGTGGTATCCTTGGCGAGTTGCTAGTAGCAGATGTTCGTGTGCATCCAGCACTTTCCTTATTTACTGACTTCGAAAACGGTTCAGTGTTTAAGCCAAAAGATGTGCAAGCTGATTCAGTAAACCAAATGTTAGATCAAGTCATTCCATGGGCAACAGCATTAAAAACAATTCGTTAA
- a CDS encoding TRAP transporter substrate-binding protein has translation MKKFIIGTIATALLLTISISIQQGLLFAKPLPYDDEQKGLDTQITIHLSHVVAENTPKGLAASKFAELVEEKTNGEVKVHVYPNASLFNDENEFNAIQSGEVEMIIPTFSKMTSYVPNWQVLDLPYLFNTDDEVQKVLTGPIGEQLLEELEPYHVKGLSFWHNGFKHITAVDYPIHTFEDLKGLRVRTMPSKALERQFASVGATPIPISFSEVFTDLESNSIDAQENTASNIYSKGFYKVQQHMTLTKHGILGYAVLINEKFWKSLPTKIQKDIEEAMVETTDWQFEQAVLMNENDLHKLEQQTGFEIYDMSEQERQRFKEKLSPVYDYYRTNVENANILNEMQKIVSP, from the coding sequence ATGAAAAAATTTATAATCGGAACAATAGCAACCGCGTTACTGTTAACAATTTCCATAAGCATACAACAAGGTTTACTATTTGCAAAACCGCTTCCCTATGATGATGAACAAAAGGGTTTGGATACACAAATTACCATTCACTTAAGTCATGTCGTAGCCGAAAATACACCGAAAGGGCTAGCAGCAAGTAAATTTGCTGAGCTCGTCGAGGAAAAAACAAATGGTGAGGTTAAGGTACATGTTTATCCAAACGCCTCGCTTTTTAATGATGAAAATGAGTTTAATGCTATACAAAGCGGAGAAGTTGAAATGATTATTCCCACTTTTTCAAAAATGACATCTTATGTACCCAATTGGCAAGTACTCGATCTACCTTATCTTTTCAATACAGATGATGAAGTGCAAAAGGTACTAACAGGCCCAATCGGTGAACAATTATTAGAGGAGCTTGAGCCCTACCATGTAAAGGGTCTTAGTTTTTGGCATAACGGCTTCAAGCATATAACTGCAGTCGATTATCCTATTCATACTTTTGAAGACTTAAAAGGTTTACGTGTACGCACAATGCCTAGCAAAGCACTTGAAAGACAATTCGCGTCGGTTGGTGCGACCCCCATCCCCATTTCCTTTAGTGAGGTCTTTACTGATTTAGAATCAAACTCGATTGATGCACAAGAAAATACAGCGTCCAATATTTACTCTAAAGGTTTTTACAAAGTGCAACAACATATGACTTTAACAAAGCATGGCATTTTAGGGTACGCTGTTTTAATCAATGAAAAGTTTTGGAAATCACTGCCGACAAAAATTCAAAAGGATATTGAGGAAGCTATGGTGGAAACGACAGATTGGCAATTTGAACAAGCTGTCCTCATGAATGAAAATGATTTACACAAACTAGAACAACAAACTGGCTTTGAAATTTATGATATGAGTGAACAGGAACGTCAACGCTTTAAAGAAAAACTTTCACCGGTCTATGACTATTACCGGACAAATGTCGAAAATGCTAATATACTCAATGAAATGCAAAAGATTGTTTCTCCTTAA
- a CDS encoding methyl-accepting chemotaxis protein — MTIKRRSILSFSLIVLLVLILGIFQQQNSKSQLEQIQLIKEKTLQAALLADEMKLSVVQVQQYLTDISATRAQNNLDDGFEQAETYSQIFYKDLDQLKILHPQHKEKLDDIKATFDEYYSSGQKMANSYIEGGPEQGNQIMLEFDTTSIEINEKVELLQQESILETQTALDSVEKLIDHNKKWFLWIFGIIVAICIVVGFILVRSIVVPINRLAVATEVIANGDLSQKDVEVRTKDEIRDLANSFNLMKSNLHKLIHSMTTNVEHTTSAAEELAASTDEISLSSSDIAKLVETMATSDSQAAATGRESSSAMDETAHGVQRIAEATQMLHSKAIDTQSIANEGEKALHITENQMTIIQQSSQDTSKRIKKLSAQSAEIVSITKVITDITEQTNLLALNAAIEAARAGEHGKGFAVVADEVRKLAEESKNSANQIVDLIALIQQDTIEVEKAVGITVLNVDEGVTFIQNAQNAFDKILGAIEAMTSQIEDVSASTQQISASTEEVAASVNEMSSSANHAAEQSSSIASTIEEQVATIQEINAVAKSLSDEALLVKEEIIQFKI, encoded by the coding sequence GTGACTATTAAACGTAGAAGTATTTTATCTTTTAGTCTTATCGTATTATTGGTGTTAATTTTGGGTATTTTTCAACAACAGAATTCAAAATCTCAACTGGAACAAATACAATTGATTAAAGAAAAGACGCTTCAAGCGGCATTACTAGCAGATGAGATGAAATTGTCCGTTGTGCAAGTGCAGCAATATTTAACGGATATTAGTGCAACACGTGCTCAAAATAATTTAGACGATGGATTTGAACAAGCAGAAACATATAGTCAGATTTTTTACAAAGATCTAGACCAACTGAAAATCTTACATCCTCAACATAAAGAAAAATTGGATGATATTAAGGCAACTTTTGATGAATATTACAGCTCAGGGCAAAAAATGGCAAATAGCTATATCGAAGGTGGTCCAGAGCAAGGAAATCAAATCATGCTCGAATTTGACACTACTTCGATTGAAATTAATGAAAAAGTAGAACTTCTTCAGCAAGAAAGCATCTTAGAAACGCAAACTGCATTAGACAGTGTTGAAAAACTAATAGATCATAATAAGAAATGGTTTTTATGGATATTTGGTATTATAGTAGCTATTTGTATTGTTGTAGGCTTTATATTGGTTCGTTCTATCGTGGTACCTATCAATAGACTTGCTGTTGCTACTGAAGTTATAGCTAATGGTGACTTAAGTCAAAAAGATGTAGAGGTCAGAACAAAAGATGAAATAAGAGATCTAGCCAATTCATTTAACTTGATGAAGTCCAATTTACATAAACTGATTCATAGTATGACTACAAATGTCGAACATACCACTTCAGCTGCTGAAGAATTAGCGGCGAGCACAGATGAAATTTCGCTGTCATCAAGTGATATTGCAAAACTTGTTGAAACGATGGCAACAAGTGACAGCCAAGCTGCTGCCACTGGACGTGAAAGCTCGAGTGCGATGGACGAAACAGCACATGGAGTGCAACGCATTGCAGAAGCAACACAGATGCTGCATTCTAAAGCGATAGACACACAATCTATTGCAAATGAAGGTGAAAAAGCGTTACACATAACAGAAAATCAAATGACGATTATTCAGCAATCATCGCAAGATACAAGTAAACGCATTAAGAAGTTAAGTGCACAATCAGCTGAAATCGTTTCGATAACAAAAGTCATTACAGACATTACTGAACAAACGAATCTGCTTGCGCTTAATGCTGCTATTGAAGCGGCACGTGCTGGTGAACATGGTAAAGGCTTTGCTGTAGTTGCAGATGAGGTACGTAAACTTGCGGAGGAATCCAAAAACTCTGCCAATCAAATTGTTGATTTAATAGCGCTCATCCAGCAAGATACAATAGAAGTGGAAAAGGCAGTGGGTATCACGGTGCTAAATGTTGACGAGGGTGTCACGTTCATTCAAAATGCTCAAAATGCCTTCGATAAGATTTTGGGCGCGATTGAAGCAATGACTTCTCAGATTGAAGACGTTTCTGCTTCTACCCAACAAATTTCAGCAAGTACGGAAGAAGTGGCTGCATCTGTCAATGAAATGTCTTCCTCCGCCAAT
- a CDS encoding DUF2164 domain-containing protein translates to MFIRLTKEQQELIIADIQRFFYNNRDEDITEFEAERVFDFVKEYVAPHIYNAAISDAKYVMDRQLSSIEDELVALERPIKIK, encoded by the coding sequence TTGTTTATCCGTTTAACAAAAGAACAACAAGAATTAATAATAGCTGATATTCAACGTTTTTTTTATAATAATCGAGACGAGGATATTACAGAATTTGAGGCAGAGAGAGTATTCGATTTTGTGAAGGAATATGTGGCCCCGCATATTTATAATGCAGCCATCTCTGATGCAAAATATGTAATGGACAGACAGCTCTCTTCTATTGAAGATGAATTAGTTGCATTAGAGCGACCGATAAAAATAAAATGA
- a CDS encoding 4-hydroxy-3-methylbut-2-enyl diphosphate reductase, translating into MQVLKINPRGYCYGVVDAMVIARNAALDKSLPRPIYILGMIVHNKHVTDAFEEDGIITLDGDNRLEIIEQVETGTVIFTAHGVSPEIREIAKRKGLVSIDATCPDVTVTHDLIREKSAEGYDIIYIGKKGHPEPEGAIGVAPDHVHLVQSSTDIDALNLTNDKLLVTNQTTMSQWDVAHLMDSLKEKFPHIEVHKEICLATQVRQEAVAKQAGQADLLIVVGDPKSNNSNRLTQVSVEIAGTPSYRIADVSELKIEWLKGIDTVAVTAGASTPTPIVKEVITFLDQYDDNDEATHSINRTVTLDKILPKIKTPKPVEKIMPY; encoded by the coding sequence ATGCAAGTATTAAAAATTAATCCACGTGGCTATTGCTACGGCGTTGTTGATGCGATGGTAATCGCACGTAACGCCGCACTAGATAAATCATTACCGAGACCTATCTACATTTTAGGGATGATCGTACACAATAAACATGTCACTGATGCCTTTGAAGAGGATGGTATTATCACATTAGACGGCGACAATCGCTTAGAAATTATTGAACAAGTTGAAACAGGCACTGTTATTTTCACTGCGCACGGTGTTTCACCTGAAATTCGTGAGATTGCGAAACGTAAAGGCTTAGTATCCATTGATGCCACATGTCCTGACGTAACAGTTACCCACGATTTAATTCGTGAAAAATCGGCTGAAGGCTACGATATTATTTATATTGGTAAGAAAGGCCATCCCGAACCAGAAGGAGCAATTGGCGTTGCACCAGACCATGTCCATTTAGTACAGTCTTCCACTGATATTGACGCATTAAACTTAACCAATGATAAATTATTAGTAACGAACCAAACGACAATGAGTCAGTGGGATGTTGCACATTTAATGGATAGTTTAAAAGAGAAATTTCCTCATATTGAAGTGCATAAAGAGATTTGTTTAGCTACTCAGGTACGTCAAGAGGCAGTTGCTAAGCAAGCAGGGCAAGCCGATTTACTAATTGTAGTTGGGGACCCAAAATCAAATAATTCGAACCGTCTAACACAAGTGTCAGTTGAGATTGCTGGAACACCGTCTTATCGTATTGCGGACGTTTCTGAGCTAAAAATCGAATGGTTAAAAGGAATTGATACGGTAGCAGTTACTGCTGGGGCATCTACGCCAACACCAATTGTAAAAGAAGTTATTACATTCCTTGACCAATATGATGATAATGACGAAGCAACGCATTCAATCAATCGTACAGTCACACTTGACAAAATCTTACCAAAAATTAAAACGCCAAAGCCTGTTGAAAAGATTATGCCCTACTAA
- a CDS encoding Nif3-like dinuclear metal center hexameric protein translates to MKTVNGQEIIQLFESWSPKKLACMENDPIGLAIGTLNKPVNKVLVTLDVNDAVADEAIAQGCELIIAHHPPIFRRLANLRTDNPAGQLYEKLIKHDIAVYAAHTNLDVAEGGVNDLLADALQLEDRSILEETYAEDVLKLAVFVPTANADELRKTLAQAGAGRLGSYEACSYTTTGEGRFRALDGANPHVGSIGELHVEKEVKVEVVFPASIKNRLLKAMLNTHPYEEPAYDVIRLDQQTNTMGLGRVGYLPQEMTLHEFAEFVKLQLDVPTVRVVGDLQSKVKKIALVGGDGNKYIYTAKRAGADVFLTGDMYFHTAQDAQVIGLQIVDPGHHVEKVMIAGVANKMAAMCEDKKFSVEFVQSTIDTEPFLFV, encoded by the coding sequence ATGAAAACAGTAAACGGTCAGGAAATCATCCAATTGTTTGAATCATGGTCACCTAAAAAACTAGCATGCATGGAGAATGATCCAATTGGACTTGCAATTGGCACATTGAATAAACCTGTAAATAAAGTTTTAGTCACATTGGATGTTAACGATGCAGTAGCAGATGAAGCTATCGCTCAGGGCTGTGAGCTTATAATCGCGCATCATCCGCCAATATTTAGACGTCTTGCGAATCTTCGCACGGATAATCCAGCGGGACAATTATATGAAAAGCTTATCAAGCATGATATTGCAGTCTATGCCGCACATACAAATCTAGATGTGGCAGAGGGCGGTGTCAATGATTTACTTGCTGATGCGCTCCAACTTGAAGATCGTTCGATATTAGAAGAAACATATGCAGAGGATGTTCTTAAACTTGCGGTTTTTGTTCCCACTGCCAATGCAGATGAACTACGTAAGACGCTAGCGCAAGCTGGAGCAGGACGTCTAGGATCCTATGAGGCATGTAGCTATACAACGACTGGGGAGGGACGTTTTCGTGCGCTAGATGGAGCGAATCCACATGTGGGATCGATTGGAGAGTTACATGTCGAGAAAGAAGTGAAGGTGGAAGTCGTATTCCCTGCATCCATCAAAAATCGTCTATTAAAGGCGATGTTAAACACGCATCCCTACGAGGAACCTGCATATGATGTGATTCGCTTGGACCAACAAACAAATACTATGGGCTTAGGACGTGTTGGTTATTTACCACAGGAAATGACACTCCATGAGTTTGCAGAGTTTGTAAAGCTGCAGCTAGATGTACCAACAGTACGTGTCGTTGGTGATTTACAGTCGAAGGTTAAAAAGATAGCACTTGTTGGTGGTGATGGCAATAAGTATATTTATACGGCGAAGCGTGCAGGAGCAGATGTGTTTTTAACAGGTGATATGTATTTCCATACTGCACAAGATGCACAAGTTATCGGTCTACAGATCGTGGATCCAGGACATCACGTAGAAAAGGTAATGATTGCAGGTGTAGCGAATAAGATGGCAGCAATGTGCGAAGATAAAAAGTTCTCAGTGGAATTTGTACAATCTACGATTGATACAGAACCATTTTTATTTGTCTAG
- a CDS encoding dicarboxylate/amino acid:cation symporter, with the protein MRINFKNLTVQVLIAIVLGIIVGAVFPEFGASLKILADIFIKLIKMLIAPIIFLTVVIGIGSMGDLKKVGKIGGKALIYFEIVSTFALAIGLLVVNIVQPGKGFDTDAANGADVSQYTEQAAAAEHGIGAFIMQIIPDNVVGALANGELLPVLFSAVLFGLAAAAIGEPAKPVIKFFEQVADIFFKIVNMVMKVSPIGAFGAMSYTIGNFGLKSLGNLGFLMLSVYITMFIFIIFVIGTITHFYGFKITKFIKYIKDEIFIVIGTSSSESALPSMMRKLENYGCSKQVVGLVVPTGYSFNLDGTSIYLSMAAIFIAQAYGVELDIWHQITLLAILMLTSKGAAGVTGSGFITLAATLAAFPMIPVEGIALLIGVDRFMSEARAVTNLIGNGVAAVVVSKMEKEFDPEQEKRALAGEVTIN; encoded by the coding sequence ATGCGTATTAATTTTAAAAATTTAACTGTACAAGTACTGATTGCGATCGTGCTCGGTATTATTGTCGGTGCTGTGTTCCCAGAATTCGGCGCTAGCTTGAAAATATTAGCAGATATTTTCATCAAATTAATTAAAATGTTAATTGCACCTATTATTTTCTTAACAGTTGTTATCGGGATTGGTAGTATGGGTGACTTAAAAAAGGTGGGTAAAATCGGTGGGAAGGCACTTATTTATTTTGAAATTGTGTCTACGTTTGCACTCGCAATCGGCTTACTCGTTGTTAATATTGTCCAACCTGGTAAAGGCTTTGATACAGATGCTGCAAATGGTGCAGATGTATCACAATATACGGAGCAGGCTGCTGCCGCAGAGCATGGAATTGGCGCATTTATCATGCAAATTATTCCTGATAATGTTGTTGGGGCACTTGCGAATGGCGAGTTATTACCAGTGTTATTCTCGGCTGTATTATTCGGTTTAGCGGCAGCTGCGATTGGCGAACCAGCCAAACCAGTGATTAAGTTTTTTGAACAAGTAGCAGATATCTTCTTTAAGATCGTAAATATGGTAATGAAAGTTTCACCAATTGGTGCATTCGGTGCCATGAGTTACACAATTGGGAACTTTGGTCTTAAATCACTTGGTAATTTAGGTTTCTTAATGTTATCAGTCTATATCACAATGTTTATATTCATTATTTTCGTTATTGGTACCATTACACATTTCTACGGCTTTAAAATTACAAAATTCATTAAATACATTAAAGATGAAATTTTCATCGTTATTGGGACATCCTCTTCTGAATCTGCGCTACCTTCGATGATGCGCAAGTTAGAAAACTACGGCTGTTCGAAACAAGTTGTTGGACTAGTTGTACCAACTGGCTATTCATTTAACTTAGACGGTACATCTATTTACTTATCTATGGCGGCAATTTTTATCGCACAAGCGTATGGTGTCGAATTAGATATTTGGCATCAGATTACATTGCTTGCCATTTTAATGCTAACTTCTAAAGGAGCTGCCGGTGTAACAGGCTCAGGATTCATTACACTTGCTGCTACACTTGCTGCATTCCCAATGATACCTGTTGAAGGGATTGCTTTGTTAATCGGTGTTGACCGTTTTATGTCAGAAGCTCGAGCTGTCACAAACTTAATCGGTAACGGAGTGGCTGCAGTAGTTGTTTCTAAAATGGAAAAAGAGTTTGACCCTGAACAGGAAAAACGCGCACTTGCAGGTGAAGTAACGATAAATTAA
- a CDS encoding ATP-binding protein has protein sequence MQRKIMSLTFFILIVSFSIGGTFLLGFVMNEQKDKLENQAFLVAKTVSQLPELKTYISNDNFVMATQHINPVVEEIRDINGAQYIVVLDMQRRKYSHPSTEEIGGISQSGDLNAAFSEHYYTSIAHGEHGEMVRAFVPIMSNDGHQIGVVVVGYSVLTVAELLHSIQKELFITILLSLLFSAWGAHTLGLHMKKQMFGLEPHEIAKMYVERTETFNAMHEGIIAIDNDLTITIFNEKACEILGVSKRPATLIGKKIFEVLPDTRLPEILALDRPIYNRELYINDHSIMSNRIPIQVNGITVGAVAMFKDRTEVKQLAEELTGVRAFVQALRVQTHEHKNKLHTIAGLLQLGHHAQALSYLTQVKEEHDEITNFLNERIKNENISGLLLSKISYAKEQGITLEIDRASHLSTFPKNLDHHDFVILFGNLIENAFDALKDMPTGEKIVHVSVDEEDDVLAILVTDNGVGIADEVKAHIFDNGFSTKEKKGRGIGLYLIKEIVHKGHGDIEVISEPHKGTSFLITFYLH, from the coding sequence ATGCAGAGAAAAATCATGTCTCTTACTTTTTTTATACTCATTGTTTCCTTTAGTATAGGTGGTACTTTTTTGTTAGGATTTGTGATGAATGAGCAGAAAGATAAGCTTGAAAATCAGGCATTTCTCGTGGCAAAAACAGTATCGCAGTTACCAGAATTGAAAACCTATATTTCCAATGATAATTTTGTGATGGCGACACAACATATTAATCCTGTCGTGGAAGAAATTCGGGATATAAATGGTGCTCAGTATATTGTTGTGCTTGATATGCAAAGACGTAAATATTCGCATCCGAGTACGGAAGAAATCGGTGGAATTTCACAATCTGGTGATTTAAACGCAGCGTTTTCTGAACATTATTATACATCAATTGCGCATGGAGAACATGGAGAGATGGTACGGGCTTTCGTACCGATTATGAGCAATGATGGTCACCAAATTGGTGTAGTCGTTGTAGGTTATAGTGTGTTAACTGTCGCTGAGTTACTGCACTCTATCCAAAAAGAACTATTCATTACAATACTATTATCACTTCTATTTAGTGCTTGGGGTGCTCATACCTTAGGGCTTCATATGAAAAAACAGATGTTTGGATTAGAGCCACATGAAATTGCTAAAATGTATGTGGAACGAACCGAAACATTTAACGCTATGCATGAAGGAATTATTGCGATTGATAATGATTTAACAATTACAATTTTCAATGAAAAGGCCTGTGAAATTTTAGGGGTATCTAAGCGACCAGCGACGCTAATTGGCAAGAAAATTTTTGAGGTGTTACCAGATACACGATTGCCTGAAATTTTAGCTTTAGATCGCCCTATCTACAATCGTGAGCTATATATTAATGATCATAGTATTATGAGTAATCGAATTCCGATACAGGTAAACGGGATTACTGTTGGGGCAGTAGCCATGTTTAAGGATCGCACGGAAGTGAAACAGCTCGCGGAGGAATTAACCGGAGTTAGGGCATTTGTGCAGGCCCTGCGTGTACAAACACATGAGCATAAAAATAAATTGCATACCATTGCAGGGCTTTTGCAGCTAGGTCATCATGCACAGGCCCTTTCCTACCTAACACAAGTGAAGGAAGAACATGATGAAATCACCAATTTTCTAAATGAACGTATTAAAAATGAAAATATTTCTGGTCTCCTCCTTAGTAAAATTTCTTATGCGAAAGAGCAAGGAATTACGTTAGAAATTGATCGAGCGAGCCATCTATCAACATTTCCAAAAAATCTAGATCATCATGATTTTGTTATTTTATTTGGAAACTTAATAGAAAATGCTTTTGATGCATTAAAAGATATGCCAACTGGAGAAAAAATTGTTCACGTTTCAGTTGATGAGGAAGACGATGTGCTTGCGATATTAGTCACAGATAATGGCGTTGGCATTGCAGATGAGGTAAAAGCTCATATTTTTGATAATGGTTTTTCAACAAAGGAAAAGAAGGGTAGAGGTATTGGACTCTATTTGATAAAAGAAATTGTTCACAAAGGACATGGTGATATTGAAGTGATAAGTGAACCCCATAAAGGAACAAGTTTTTTAATAACGTTTTATCTTCATTAA